The following are from one region of the Salvia hispanica cultivar TCC Black 2014 chromosome 1, UniMelb_Shisp_WGS_1.0, whole genome shotgun sequence genome:
- the LOC125185775 gene encoding VQ motif-containing protein 25-like has product MKANSLEAALARPKLAAVHDYSRSISKLKPKIRIIHIVEPEIITTTAEDFQQLVQRLTGKPVERKQSRNKKGNNTSSVLLPHCIKREEAPVLQGARRMKVEVEEICDAEDHSLFSTFLEDIDGFFHDMNESPTLFSFRSSQINVFGEMPLC; this is encoded by the coding sequence atgaagGCTAACTCATTGGAAGCAGCCTTAGCTCGGCCTAAGTTGGCGGCTGTCCATGACTATTCACGATCGATTTCCAAACTAAAGCCAAAGATACGCATAATTCACATAGTCGAACCAGAGATCATAACGACGACTGCTGAGGATTTCCAGCAGCTTGTCCAGAGGCTAACAGGAAAGCCAGTGGAAAGGAAACAAAGCAGAAATAAGAAGGGAAACAACACATCGTCTGTGTTGCTGCCTCACTGCATCAAAAGAGAGGAGGCACCGGTGCTACAAGGGGCTCGGAGAATGAAGGTTGAGGTAGAAGAGATATGCGATGCGGAGGATCACAGCCTGTTCTCGACTTTTCTGGAAGATATTGATGGATTCTTTCATGACATGAATGAATCGCCCACTCTGTTTTCTTTCAGGTCTTCTCAGATCAATGTATTTGGGGAGATGCCTCTTTGCTAA
- the LOC125201392 gene encoding GTP 3',8-cyclase, mitochondrial-like yields MRCCISRIVKWHSNLRNFSSANSTIISHIPQNSSDGPTSTRQINDETVSKMYGTSCEKFPADEPVSNMLVDSFGRKHTYLRISLTERCNLRCQYCMPAEGAELTASPQLLSQNEIVRLANIFVSSGVNKIRLTGGEPTVRKDIDDICLQLSNLKRLKTLAMTTNGITLAKKLPRLKECGLSLLNISLDTLVPAKFEFMTRRKGHDRVLNSIDAAIELGYSPVKVNCVVMRGFNDDEICDFVELTREKPINVRFIEFMPFDGNVWNSKKLVPYSEMMDILVRSGKELQRIQDHPTETAKNFRIDGHQGTVSFITSMTEHFCAGCNRLRLLADGNFKVCLFGPSEVSLRDPMRHGADDSELEEIIGAAIKRKKAAHAGMFNLAKTPNRPMIHIGG; encoded by the exons ATGCGCTGCTGCATATCCAGGATTGTTAAATGGCATTCCAATTTGAGGAATTTCAGCTCT gCGAACAGTACTATCATATCTCACATTCCGCAAAATAGCAGTGATGGACCAACTTCAACAAGACAAATTAATGATGAAACCGTTTCAAAGATGTATGGTACTTCATGTGAAAAGTTTCCAGCAGATGAACCTGTTTCCAACATGCTTGTTGATTCGTTCGGGAGGAAACATACTTATTTGAGAATCTCATTAACAGAACGTTGTAATTTGCGATGCCAGTACTGTATGCCTGCTGAAGGCGCAGAGCTAACTGCCAGCCCTCAACTTCTTTCACAGAATGAGATTGTTCGCCTAGCAAATATATTTGTCAGTTCAGGTGTCAATAAAATTCGTCTGACTGGTGGGGAGCCCACGGTGAGGAAGGACATTGATGACATTTGCCTACAGCTTTCAAACTTGAAAAGGCTCAAAACACTTGCTATGACCACTAACGGAATCACACTAGCGAAGAAACTTCCAAGATTGAAGGAATGTGGTCTTAGTCTGCTGAACATAAGTTTAGACACATTGGTTCCAGctaagtttgaatttatgacTCGGCGGAAAGGACATGACAGAGTGTTGAACTCCATCGATGCTGCTATAGAGTTGGGATATAGTCCTGTCAAA GTAAACTGTGTTGTAATGCGCGGTTTCAATGATGATGaaatatgtgattttgttgaattgaCGCGTGAAAAGCCAATAAACGTAAGGTTTATTGAGTTCATGCCTTTCGATGGGAATGTCTGGAATTCAAAGAAACTAGTTCCTTACTCTGAGATGATGGATATTTTGGTAAG GTCAGGCAAAGAACTCCAGAGAATTCAGGATCACCCCACCGAGACAGCCAAGAATTTCAGGATTGACGGGCATCAGGGTACAGTTTCTTTCATCACATCAATGACTGAGCATTTTTGTGCTGGTTGCAACAGACTGAGACTTTTAGCTGATGGGAACTTTAAAGTTTGCCTCTTTGGTCCGTCAGAG GTTAGCTTGAGGGACCCCATGCGCCATGGTGCTGATGATAGTGAACTTGAGGAGATTATAGGAGCAGCG ataaaaagaaagaaagcagCTCATGCTGGGATGTTCAACCTTGCGAAGACTCCAAACAGACCAATGATACATATTGGCGGCTAG